Proteins encoded together in one Panthera uncia isolate 11264 chromosome A2, Puncia_PCG_1.0, whole genome shotgun sequence window:
- the LOC125930514 gene encoding zinc finger protein 77-like isoform X2 codes for MASVVFEDVAVNFTPEEWALLNRGQRKLYRDVMLETCRNLSAVGCRSQGNTSASRLQWSILLNEPLGEDKTGIFTRKDSCSVFGEKQTFCSRGDHLQTQEGHSRSPLVESVCERIEGDPCGETLNPITSLTVHEGYPTRGKSCQHAKRREAFADGSFLGKPRGSHPGLKPSPGEECGLACSCVVSLSTHTDTDLIEEPDESQDTGRVSKTSKRLSSKKSLECKKCGKAFTRTSSFQGHVRGDCGKRVPACDVCGKVFRYKSSLRTHKKTHTGEKSYECQHCGKAFSGRSSLVRHVRTHTGDRPYECKECGKSFWNCGHFNRHMTMHSMVKPCECKQCGRAFRDQTDLRIHMRTHTGERPFECQQCGKAFRYLGNLREHMRTHTGERPYECQECGKTFRYNSSLQAHVRTHTGERPYKCQHCGKAFIRHHTLVLHTARRHSGDGHLECKECGETFRKHRPFQRHMTTHNVVKPYECEECGKAFRYHRDLQIHVRTHTGERPYKCQHCEKAFTSSENLRVHIRTHTRK; via the exons ATG GCCTCTGTGGTCTTTGAGGATGTGGCTGTGAACTTCACCCCGGAAGAGTGGGCTTTGCTGAATCGTGGTCAGAGGAAGCTCTACAGAGATGTGATGCTGGAGACCTGCAGGAACCTGTCTGCTGTGG GTTGTCGAAGTCAAGGTAACACAAGTGCATCAAGGCTTCAGTGGAGCATTTTGCTGAATGAGCCACTGGGAGAAGACAAAACAGGAATATTTACAAGAAAAGATTCGTGTTCTGTTTTTGGAGAAAAGCAGACATTTTGTAGCAGAGGAGATCACCTGCAAACCCAGGAAGGGCATTCAAG AAGTCCTTTGGTGGAGAGTGTCTGTGAACGTATTGAAGGAGATCCATGTGGAGAAACCCTGAACCCGATTACAAGTCTTACTGTGCATGAGGGTTATCCTACTAGAGGCAAATCCTGTCAACATGCTAAGCGTAGAGAAGCCTTCGCAGATGGTTCCTTCCTTGGGAAGCCAAGAGGATCTCACCCAGGACTCAAACCTAGTCCCGGTGAGGAGTGTGGGCTAGCCTGCAGCTGCGTCGTGAGCCTCAGCACTCACACGGACACAGACCTTATAGAGGAACCCGATGAAAGTCAGGACACTGGGAGAGTATCTAAGACATCGAAGAGGCTCAGTAGTAAAAAATCTCTAGAGTGCAAGAAATGTGGAAAAGCTTTCACTCGCACGTCTTCCTTTCAGGGTCATGTGCGAGGTGACTGTGGAAAGAGAGTCCCTGCATGTGACGTGTGTGGGAAAGTCTTCAGGTATAAGTCAAGCTTGCGGACACATAAGAAAACACACACTGGGGAGAAGTCCTATGAATGTCAGCACTGTGGGAAAGCCTTCTCTGGTCGCAGTTCCCTTGTAAGACATGTGAGAACACACACAGGGGACAgaccctatgaatgtaaggaatgtgggaaatctTTTTGGAATTGTGGACATTTTAATCGGCACATGACCATGCACAGTATGGTGAAACCCTGTGAATGTAAGCAGTGTGGCAGAGCCTTCCGGGATCAGACAGATCTGCGAATCCATATGAGGACACACACGGGGGAAAGACCCTTTGAATGTCAgcaatgtgggaaagccttcagatATCTTGGAAATCTGCGAGAACATATGCGGACACACACGGGGGAGAGACCCTACGAATGTCAGGAGTGTGGGAAAACCTTCAGGTACAACTCAAGTCTGCAAGCTCATGTGAGGACACACACTGGGGAGAGACCCTATAAATGTCAGCACTGTGGAAAAGCCTTCATTCGACACCACACCCTCGTACTACATACTGCGAGAAGACACTCAGGGGATGGACACTTGGAATGTAAGGAGTGTGGGGAAACCTTCCGGAAGCATCGACCTTTTCAACGTCACATGACCACTCACAATGTAGTGAAACCCTATGAATGCGaggagtgtgggaaagccttcaggtATCACAGAGACCTACAAATACATGTGCGGACACACACTGGGGAGAGGCCCTATAAATGTCAGCACTGCGAGAAAGCCTTCACCTCCTCTGAGAACCTGCGAGTACACATTAGGACACACACTAGAAAGTGA
- the LOC125930514 gene encoding zinc finger protein 77-like isoform X1 — translation MELCCNRVCGMFQASVVFEDVAVNFTPEEWALLNRGQRKLYRDVMLETCRNLSAVGCRSQGNTSASRLQWSILLNEPLGEDKTGIFTRKDSCSVFGEKQTFCSRGDHLQTQEGHSRSPLVESVCERIEGDPCGETLNPITSLTVHEGYPTRGKSCQHAKRREAFADGSFLGKPRGSHPGLKPSPGEECGLACSCVVSLSTHTDTDLIEEPDESQDTGRVSKTSKRLSSKKSLECKKCGKAFTRTSSFQGHVRGDCGKRVPACDVCGKVFRYKSSLRTHKKTHTGEKSYECQHCGKAFSGRSSLVRHVRTHTGDRPYECKECGKSFWNCGHFNRHMTMHSMVKPCECKQCGRAFRDQTDLRIHMRTHTGERPFECQQCGKAFRYLGNLREHMRTHTGERPYECQECGKTFRYNSSLQAHVRTHTGERPYKCQHCGKAFIRHHTLVLHTARRHSGDGHLECKECGETFRKHRPFQRHMTTHNVVKPYECEECGKAFRYHRDLQIHVRTHTGERPYKCQHCEKAFTSSENLRVHIRTHTRK, via the exons ATGGAGCTTTGCTGCAATAGAGTGTGTGGTATGTTTCAGGCCTCTGTGGTCTTTGAGGATGTGGCTGTGAACTTCACCCCGGAAGAGTGGGCTTTGCTGAATCGTGGTCAGAGGAAGCTCTACAGAGATGTGATGCTGGAGACCTGCAGGAACCTGTCTGCTGTGG GTTGTCGAAGTCAAGGTAACACAAGTGCATCAAGGCTTCAGTGGAGCATTTTGCTGAATGAGCCACTGGGAGAAGACAAAACAGGAATATTTACAAGAAAAGATTCGTGTTCTGTTTTTGGAGAAAAGCAGACATTTTGTAGCAGAGGAGATCACCTGCAAACCCAGGAAGGGCATTCAAG AAGTCCTTTGGTGGAGAGTGTCTGTGAACGTATTGAAGGAGATCCATGTGGAGAAACCCTGAACCCGATTACAAGTCTTACTGTGCATGAGGGTTATCCTACTAGAGGCAAATCCTGTCAACATGCTAAGCGTAGAGAAGCCTTCGCAGATGGTTCCTTCCTTGGGAAGCCAAGAGGATCTCACCCAGGACTCAAACCTAGTCCCGGTGAGGAGTGTGGGCTAGCCTGCAGCTGCGTCGTGAGCCTCAGCACTCACACGGACACAGACCTTATAGAGGAACCCGATGAAAGTCAGGACACTGGGAGAGTATCTAAGACATCGAAGAGGCTCAGTAGTAAAAAATCTCTAGAGTGCAAGAAATGTGGAAAAGCTTTCACTCGCACGTCTTCCTTTCAGGGTCATGTGCGAGGTGACTGTGGAAAGAGAGTCCCTGCATGTGACGTGTGTGGGAAAGTCTTCAGGTATAAGTCAAGCTTGCGGACACATAAGAAAACACACACTGGGGAGAAGTCCTATGAATGTCAGCACTGTGGGAAAGCCTTCTCTGGTCGCAGTTCCCTTGTAAGACATGTGAGAACACACACAGGGGACAgaccctatgaatgtaaggaatgtgggaaatctTTTTGGAATTGTGGACATTTTAATCGGCACATGACCATGCACAGTATGGTGAAACCCTGTGAATGTAAGCAGTGTGGCAGAGCCTTCCGGGATCAGACAGATCTGCGAATCCATATGAGGACACACACGGGGGAAAGACCCTTTGAATGTCAgcaatgtgggaaagccttcagatATCTTGGAAATCTGCGAGAACATATGCGGACACACACGGGGGAGAGACCCTACGAATGTCAGGAGTGTGGGAAAACCTTCAGGTACAACTCAAGTCTGCAAGCTCATGTGAGGACACACACTGGGGAGAGACCCTATAAATGTCAGCACTGTGGAAAAGCCTTCATTCGACACCACACCCTCGTACTACATACTGCGAGAAGACACTCAGGGGATGGACACTTGGAATGTAAGGAGTGTGGGGAAACCTTCCGGAAGCATCGACCTTTTCAACGTCACATGACCACTCACAATGTAGTGAAACCCTATGAATGCGaggagtgtgggaaagccttcaggtATCACAGAGACCTACAAATACATGTGCGGACACACACTGGGGAGAGGCCCTATAAATGTCAGCACTGCGAGAAAGCCTTCACCTCCTCTGAGAACCTGCGAGTACACATTAGGACACACACTAGAAAGTGA